From the genome of Patescibacteria group bacterium, one region includes:
- a CDS encoding DUF1566 domain-containing protein yields the protein MRRIKKKFTFTWFNFYIFLIILISLAFISLNLLADFEETPANLQDYFNNQNCPQLADSTDLTVKDVCTGLVWVRHELPTFKIINDPKPGYAWQEAADKCAALEPAGMFRLPTVEELLSLVKYKCDETGCQANADIVNDQAGTRPSFSGGIYWTGSDFNETAAGIANPQRDYKRTVNLLNGKADNPIFAQDMKLNVLCIMDRQPEIFERKFISATTSNIANGAQVTRGELQTIYHRDCTEASQCLGIGATACISLSVSAQTKNFCAKTEAINLTTPRIVGCNSGFHIEGSNCVTNAGTGDLNWLGTAFNGLWAKAASGAHIAPSITVATDKTSYVYPASVILSATASASSPSTITSVDFYYNNTNYIGTVTEPIDGKYIFTWSNMSMGAYEIIARAIDSAGSTSLSAGVNITVGSNTPPSVTIATDPAYDAAGISGPADVAINVSAHDPDGNITLMKIYQRKDPGGVDALIADCSSINNLTNIGGPDFTGSCTWLSVPIGNYIITARAIDNNGGMAEATAQLKLVNQPPSVAITQIIYRLADGSFKTVAGADLNNAHFPPGENLEIHATASDDVRVNEVRFYNGPDEIEAKELICRNNNLRFLNPTPCDYVVTWKNVPAGSYGLKAIAFDNGGQQTISDTIYIIVSPEICGNNSDDDGNGQIDENCYPFMINVHDYNANNDEFTVYIAPEKEDTYEEIGVAALFAGATFNQELQSGKYNIKVEFKCTDDPKKAGTPEVEIIGSLGVSKVVVSEPSVTGRTSSCDSVGLNKYDCKLNYAKYTNYPSCTVLNTNSLGTAIFPITLTAMP from the coding sequence ATGAGACGAATTAAGAAAAAATTTACGTTTACCTGGTTTAACTTTTATATCTTTTTAATAATTTTAATTAGCCTAGCTTTTATTAGTTTGAATCTGCTGGCTGATTTTGAAGAAACACCGGCTAATTTACAAGATTATTTCAATAACCAGAATTGTCCGCAATTAGCAGACAGTACTGACTTAACTGTTAAGGACGTCTGCACTGGCCTGGTTTGGGTGCGCCATGAATTGCCAACTTTTAAAATTATCAATGATCCCAAGCCCGGATATGCCTGGCAAGAGGCAGCTGATAAATGCGCAGCCTTAGAGCCAGCAGGCATGTTTCGCTTGCCAACTGTTGAAGAATTATTAAGTTTAGTAAAGTATAAATGTGATGAAACAGGTTGCCAGGCAAACGCGGATATTGTGAATGATCAAGCAGGCACCAGGCCTTCTTTTTCAGGCGGTATTTACTGGACGGGCAGTGATTTCAATGAGACTGCAGCAGGGATTGCCAACCCGCAGCGGGATTATAAAAGAACAGTCAATTTATTAAATGGCAAGGCTGATAATCCGATTTTTGCCCAGGATATGAAATTAAATGTTTTGTGTATAATGGATCGCCAGCCAGAAATTTTTGAGCGCAAATTTATAAGTGCGACAACAAGCAATATTGCCAATGGCGCGCAAGTAACCAGAGGAGAATTGCAAACTATTTATCACCGTGATTGCACTGAGGCTTCACAATGTTTGGGTATTGGGGCGACTGCCTGTATCTCTTTAAGCGTGTCAGCCCAGACCAAAAATTTTTGTGCCAAAACAGAAGCAATTAACTTGACTACGCCGAGGATAGTCGGCTGTAATTCAGGTTTTCATATAGAAGGTTCTAATTGTGTGACTAATGCCGGCACTGGTGACTTGAATTGGCTGGGCACGGCTTTTAATGGTTTATGGGCAAAGGCAGCCTCCGGCGCTCACATTGCACCAAGTATTACTGTTGCGACTGATAAAACCAGTTATGTTTATCCAGCCTCAGTAATTTTGTCAGCCACAGCCAGCGCAAGCAGCCCAAGTACTATTACTTCTGTTGATTTTTATTATAATAATACAAATTATATTGGTACAGTGACAGAGCCGATTGACGGCAAATATATTTTTACCTGGAGCAATATGAGCATGGGCGCTTATGAAATTATCGCCCGGGCCATAGACAGTGCCGGCTCAACCAGCTTGTCAGCAGGCGTAAACATTACAGTTGGCAGCAATACGCCTCCGAGCGTGACAATTGCTACTGATCCGGCTTATGATGCTGCCGGTATTTCTGGTCCGGCTGATGTGGCGATTAATGTTTCGGCGCATGATCCTGACGGCAATATTACTTTGATGAAAATTTATCAAAGGAAAGATCCGGGCGGGGTGGATGCCTTAATTGCAGACTGCAGTTCTATAAATAATTTAACTAATATTGGCGGGCCTGATTTTACGGGCAGTTGCACCTGGTTATCTGTTCCGATTGGGAATTACATTATTACAGCCAGAGCAATTGATAATAATGGCGGTATGGCCGAGGCCACGGCTCAATTAAAACTTGTTAATCAGCCGCCGAGCGTTGCAATTACCCAAATTATTTATAGATTAGCAGATGGCAGCTTTAAAACAGTTGCGGGCGCTGATCTGAATAATGCGCATTTTCCACCGGGTGAAAATTTAGAAATACATGCCACAGCTTCCGATGATGTGAGAGTAAATGAGGTGAGGTTTTATAATGGTCCTGATGAGATTGAGGCGAAAGAACTGATTTGCCGTAACAATAATCTTAGATTTTTAAACCCAACGCCATGCGATTATGTGGTTACCTGGAAAAATGTGCCAGCCGGAAGTTATGGTTTGAAAGCAATAGCTTTTGATAATGGCGGGCAACAAACCATTTCCGACACGATCTATATTATAGTTTCACCGGAAATTTGCGGTAATAATTCAGATGATGATGGTAACGGCCAGATAGATGAAAATTGCTATCCATTTATGATAAATGTGCATGATTATAATGCTAATAATGATGAATTTACAGTTTATATTGCGCCTGAAAAAGAGGATACATATGAAGAAATAGGCGTGGCTGCGCTTTTTGCCGGTGCGACTTTCAATCAAGAATTGCAGTCTGGAAAATATAATATCAAAGTGGAATTTAAATGCACTGATGATCCTAAAAAGGCGGGTACTCCAGAAGTTGAAATTATAGGCAGTTTGGGAGTATCTAAAGTAGTTGTCTCTGAGCCAAGTGTTACAGGCAGGACAAGTAGTTGTGATTCTGTGGGTTTAAATAAATATGACTGCAAGTTAAATTATGCTAAATATACGAATTATCCAAGTTGTACAGTTTTAAATACTAATTCCCTTGGCACTGCTATTTTTCCAATAACTTTGACGGCTATGCCTTAG
- a CDS encoding carbohydrate binding domain-containing protein, producing the protein MVKINKNKYLLFAIFIIFLVLPIMGKAQNERVAGADTLLREFLFPISSYKESGNVISKLGVECDKYSPLNQDYGNNSCASTLTDTGEIKKMPDNNSITTSGQAKFSYKFNVSNQGDYVFKISASNDSDSFSRLTRQQIDHILTSQEMNGLKDVDTILAYLGEGLTVADLSLISTKGDEVYQLVKNLVFSVYVDGNKQGYIFVKDTDPAQLQEGSVKIGNLLPGEHIIYLHFLSDYYYNFYDAWNQGVCSGQEEVNGDTCETSDANACLSAVASVCQNSVCTGGVKNGLACQTETDCIYHGTCVSQLPAILNNFSNADLNNNKILDTNPVIYGTAIDTIMPTDDVIGIRIYSNLLKKDVVSWYQDNVDNAASSYDSITVDGYQAVRDERTVYVNAANIVETPIPNTDPPQTAKQFFTNIYVMAYNQSAPSETINIFNQMLDNWVFNINVSADVKDKLRRDMTRLVDLNTINDLLQQYQASHGKYPVLDAGTFVQGHSLSTWPSWQATLGNELGSGLPLDPLNLMATSQRGTYNCQDSVEKVNCVNICTRDANNAALTGCPANEQCVDNQYCSICPAPYDVQTCWDAINSKFALNTYANCCPLTAPYTTNICPIVNGAQADAKLNGAFNLGGTTCVEQALKPETYDGAYVYQYTALNGGKNYLLNYRLEYQDANLCGPDQCYFDNKDNDPTNDCYGPGSCLAACDSTGQNCGTCSDKSKTTEADCKAAIGTWTSMDQYKDKRCVLGNWQTSCNDGYIEGQCGEACDPSVNLENQAWCDLEYGAHNWYNKQLQPKCTASCTLEGLTAPPPAYSSQPGVNNCGGFCGDYKTQQEYKEQCDQGSVSAPIPTPDKGGIGGISTTSQYMCSGQAGGTPISLNGASCNQFSDDWFLPLAQSCAALPTDRISNDNNILLAKGGFRVSYKFNVAKSGSYSVKLTTANFGDDLSLLTKDQIDYFSQLKTAGQPDLYNINNDGSLFIPEYGEVTSDQKYSLLRSLIYSVYLDQDYIDEANSGNRIGFIIVPATNQDKKQEATLNLGSLQARSSDYTVYLHFVGDHFYLPFDPATLPVYVDKFTGVDTDGNNVLDINPAIFNVQFFSPEANVGSCQSFGGYCGDREVELQYGEQCDYKNYVVPQPAETANLARNPSFEKIFSPWEIVAGNASLDEGSSFNGQYSLLLSYDAANEFWLKQFNTFFANKQYLISLRLKLLVGKINSLSFQTGDQTNSETWTETDKVDFPLPDSNEQKAGWNLYQVNFTPSQAAYKFRIIFNVEPGTKFNLDEVKIFPDVSVRPQYQCGINSAGKRCQYIGGYCSDGIIQDGSNNTVHSAEQCDDRVGLSCANSEGCGKTGRCENGICLSDNCSDACLNAYCGDGIVQPNEICDTGSDPYCADGCKSIKMGGTCSAVKPCAQNLSCSIRNYGDYDTKCLGARGSLGCNSNNDCVLGYYCDASTTKCEPEVSSYLEYHSQTETNLFFPKPPYTADIGYSINNSKCPNFKVIITADNKNLLADTCTGLVWNSADNISNPNTNWTYQAAVDTGCGEATATRLPNIKELYSLVRQTNIGLFYADKQVLKLCPLNCSYNQDGLCSDCGDDNYLYWSSTCVETDANNNCLSALAINFKYGSIEKYGTDSAFKVHCLRETKCGNGNLELGETCEFNKGHTCLGGENAGANCIDDTNCPGSTCTPGLVEKEITNQSCKTNGYDGGFLHCDPQTCTFRYDNCYNDTLPNKSCQDICQVKNLDCKAVGTNIDKAEEIYNPVTNEFGIANNNQMMSIDSGNNCLLQTIPETEGKNQVNKRCNYPFNDKGANCLETGTGQSVPAPFRSEYSYCNCQPKQ; encoded by the coding sequence ATGGTGAAAATAAACAAAAATAAATATTTATTGTTTGCTATTTTTATTATTTTTTTGGTTTTGCCAATTATGGGCAAAGCCCAAAATGAACGGGTGGCTGGCGCTGATACTTTATTAAGAGAATTTTTATTTCCCATTAGTTCTTATAAAGAATCCGGCAATGTTATTAGCAAATTGGGTGTTGAGTGCGATAAGTACAGCCCTTTAAACCAAGATTATGGCAATAATTCGTGCGCAAGCACTTTAACTGACACAGGTGAGATAAAAAAAATGCCAGACAATAATAGCATTACTACCTCTGGCCAAGCCAAATTTAGCTATAAATTTAATGTCAGCAATCAAGGAGATTATGTTTTTAAAATTAGCGCGTCCAATGATTCTGATAGTTTTTCTCGGTTAACACGCCAGCAGATTGATCATATTTTAACATCTCAAGAAATGAATGGCCTTAAAGATGTTGACACTATTTTAGCTTATTTGGGAGAGGGTCTGACTGTTGCTGATTTATCACTGATTTCTACCAAAGGTGATGAAGTTTATCAGCTGGTTAAGAATCTGGTTTTTAGCGTTTACGTAGATGGTAATAAACAGGGTTATATATTTGTTAAAGACACTGATCCTGCCCAGCTTCAGGAGGGTTCAGTAAAAATTGGCAATCTTTTGCCAGGAGAACATATTATTTACCTGCATTTTTTAAGTGATTATTATTATAATTTTTATGATGCCTGGAATCAAGGTGTTTGTTCTGGACAAGAAGAGGTGAATGGGGATACATGCGAGACATCGGATGCCAATGCCTGTCTGTCTGCCGTTGCCTCTGTTTGCCAAAATTCAGTCTGCACTGGAGGTGTTAAAAATGGCTTAGCCTGCCAAACTGAGACTGACTGTATTTACCACGGTACGTGCGTTTCTCAGCTGCCTGCTATTTTAAATAATTTTAGCAATGCTGATTTAAATAATAATAAAATTTTAGATACAAATCCTGTTATTTACGGCACGGCCATTGATACGATTATGCCGACCGATGATGTTATTGGCATAAGGATCTACAGTAATTTACTGAAAAAAGATGTTGTTTCCTGGTATCAGGATAATGTAGATAATGCTGCATCAAGTTATGACTCAATTACAGTTGACGGCTATCAGGCGGTCAGAGATGAGCGCACTGTTTATGTTAATGCGGCTAATATCGTAGAAACGCCCATACCAAATACTGATCCGCCTCAAACAGCCAAGCAATTTTTTACCAATATCTATGTCATGGCCTATAATCAATCAGCACCGTCAGAGACAATTAATATCTTTAACCAGATGCTGGATAATTGGGTTTTTAATATAAACGTGAGCGCTGATGTCAAGGATAAATTAAGGCGCGATATGACTCGTTTGGTTGATTTAAATACGATTAATGATTTGTTGCAGCAATATCAGGCCAGCCATGGCAAATATCCTGTTTTGGATGCAGGAACTTTTGTCCAAGGGCATTCTCTTTCTACCTGGCCATCCTGGCAGGCAACTTTAGGCAATGAGTTAGGTTCTGGGTTGCCTCTTGATCCTTTAAATTTAATGGCCACCTCTCAGAGAGGCACTTATAATTGTCAGGATTCAGTGGAAAAAGTTAATTGTGTTAATATCTGCACTAGAGATGCTAACAATGCAGCTCTCACAGGTTGTCCAGCTAATGAGCAGTGCGTTGACAACCAATATTGCAGTATTTGTCCGGCCCCCTATGATGTCCAGACTTGCTGGGATGCTATTAATTCAAAATTTGCTTTAAATACATACGCTAATTGTTGTCCTTTAACCGCACCTTACACTACAAACATTTGTCCTATAGTAAATGGTGCACAAGCTGATGCAAAATTAAACGGTGCTTTTAATCTGGGTGGGACAACATGCGTAGAGCAGGCTTTAAAGCCCGAGACTTATGACGGGGCATATGTTTATCAATACACTGCTTTAAATGGAGGTAAAAATTATCTTTTAAATTACCGTTTAGAATATCAAGATGCAAATCTCTGCGGGCCTGACCAGTGCTATTTTGATAATAAAGATAATGATCCAACCAATGATTGCTATGGCCCAGGCAGTTGCTTGGCTGCCTGCGATTCTACTGGCCAAAATTGCGGTACTTGCAGCGATAAAAGTAAAACAACTGAAGCTGACTGCAAAGCGGCAATTGGAACCTGGACATCAATGGATCAATATAAAGATAAAAGATGCGTTTTGGGAAATTGGCAGACCTCTTGTAATGACGGCTATATTGAAGGCCAATGCGGTGAAGCCTGCGATCCAAGTGTTAATTTAGAAAATCAGGCTTGGTGCGATTTAGAATACGGCGCGCATAATTGGTATAATAAACAACTGCAGCCAAAATGCACTGCCAGTTGCACTCTTGAAGGTTTAACTGCACCTCCCCCAGCTTATTCTTCTCAACCAGGTGTAAATAATTGCGGCGGTTTTTGCGGGGATTATAAAACGCAACAAGAATATAAAGAACAGTGCGACCAGGGTTCTGTCTCTGCGCCTATTCCCACGCCAGACAAAGGGGGGATTGGAGGCATAAGCACTACTTCGCAGTATATGTGCTCTGGCCAGGCTGGCGGGACGCCTATTTCGCTTAATGGCGCTAGTTGTAATCAATTTTCTGATGACTGGTTTCTGCCCTTAGCGCAAAGTTGTGCCGCTTTGCCAACAGACAGAATAAGCAATGATAACAATATCCTATTAGCCAAGGGCGGTTTTAGAGTCAGCTATAAATTTAACGTGGCTAAAAGCGGTTCTTATTCTGTGAAATTAACAACCGCTAATTTTGGTGATGATTTAAGTTTGCTGACTAAAGATCAAATTGATTATTTTAGCCAATTAAAAACCGCTGGCCAACCTGATTTATACAATATTAATAATGATGGCAGCCTCTTTATCCCAGAATACGGCGAAGTAACCTCTGACCAAAAATACAGTCTTTTGCGCAGCTTGATTTATAGCGTCTATTTAGATCAGGACTATATTGATGAGGCCAATTCTGGCAACAGGATCGGATTTATCATAGTACCGGCCACTAACCAGGATAAAAAGCAAGAAGCTACTTTGAATCTAGGCAGCCTGCAAGCCCGAAGCAGTGATTACACGGTTTATTTGCATTTTGTCGGCGATCATTTTTATCTGCCATTTGATCCAGCCACTTTACCCGTTTATGTTGATAAATTTACCGGAGTTGATACAGATGGCAATAATGTTTTAGATATAAACCCGGCAATTTTTAATGTCCAGTTTTTCTCGCCCGAAGCAAATGTGGGCAGCTGTCAAAGTTTTGGCGGTTATTGCGGAGATAGGGAAGTGGAGCTGCAATATGGCGAGCAATGTGATTATAAAAACTATGTAGTGCCTCAGCCTGCGGAAACAGCTAATCTGGCCAGAAATCCCAGTTTTGAAAAAATCTTTTCTCCCTGGGAAATTGTGGCAGGAAATGCCAGTCTGGACGAGGGTTCTTCTTTTAATGGACAGTATAGCTTGCTTTTGAGTTATGATGCTGCCAATGAATTTTGGCTTAAGCAATTTAATACCTTTTTTGCCAATAAACAATATTTAATTTCACTGAGGTTAAAGCTCTTAGTTGGAAAAATAAATTCCCTTAGTTTCCAGACAGGCGACCAAACAAATAGCGAGACTTGGACTGAGACTGATAAAGTTGATTTTCCTTTGCCAGATTCCAATGAACAAAAAGCCGGCTGGAATTTATACCAGGTTAATTTTACACCGAGCCAAGCGGCTTATAAATTTAGAATTATTTTTAATGTAGAGCCAGGTACTAAATTTAATTTAGATGAAGTTAAGATATTTCCTGATGTGAGTGTAAGACCGCAGTATCAATGCGGCATTAATTCAGCAGGGAAAAGATGCCAATATATTGGCGGCTATTGCAGCGATGGGATTATTCAGGATGGCTCCAATAACACTGTCCATTCAGCTGAACAGTGCGATGACCGAGTGGGCTTAAGTTGCGCCAATAGTGAAGGCTGCGGTAAAACTGGCCGTTGTGAGAATGGAATTTGTCTGAGTGATAATTGCAGTGATGCTTGTCTGAATGCCTATTGCGGTGATGGCATTGTCCAGCCTAATGAGATTTGTGATACTGGTAGTGATCCATACTGCGCTGATGGCTGTAAGAGCATTAAAATGGGTGGGACTTGCAGCGCTGTTAAGCCTTGCGCTCAGAATCTTTCATGTTCAATTAGAAATTATGGTGATTATGATACAAAATGCCTGGGTGCGCGAGGCAGTTTAGGCTGTAATAGCAATAATGATTGCGTTTTAGGCTATTATTGTGATGCGAGCACGACCAAATGCGAGCCGGAAGTATCTTCTTATTTAGAGTATCATTCTCAAACTGAGACAAATTTATTTTTTCCCAAACCGCCTTATACTGCTGACATCGGGTACAGCATAAATAATTCTAAATGTCCTAATTTCAAGGTGATTATTACAGCAGACAACAAGAATTTATTAGCTGATACTTGTACTGGCTTAGTCTGGAATTCAGCTGATAATATAAGCAATCCAAATACGAACTGGACTTACCAGGCAGCTGTTGATACGGGTTGCGGTGAAGCCACGGCGACGCGATTGCCAAATATTAAAGAGCTTTACAGTTTGGTTAGACAAACGAATATTGGGCTTTTTTATGCTGACAAACAAGTTTTAAAGCTCTGCCCATTAAATTGCAGTTATAACCAGGATGGTTTATGCAGCGATTGTGGTGATGATAATTACCTTTACTGGTCAAGTACTTGCGTTGAAACCGATGCTAATAATAATTGTCTTAGTGCTTTGGCCATAAATTTTAAATATGGCAGTATTGAAAAATATGGCACTGATTCTGCTTTTAAAGTTCATTGTCTGCGGGAGACCAAATGCGGAAATGGCAATTTGGAACTGGGTGAAACTTGTGAATTTAATAAAGGCCATACATGCTTGGGAGGAGAGAACGCAGGCGCAAATTGTATTGATGATACTAATTGTCCAGGCAGCACTTGCACTCCAGGCTTAGTTGAAAAAGAAATTACTAACCAGTCATGCAAAACTAATGGTTATGACGGCGGCTTTTTACACTGCGATCCGCAAACCTGCACTTTCAGGTATGATAATTGCTATAATGATACTTTGCCGAATAAGTCATGTCAGGATATTTGCCAGGTAAAGAATTTGGATTGCAAAGCAGTCGGTACAAATATTGATAAGGCTGAGGAAATATATAATCCGGTCACAAATGAATTTGGCATTGCCAATAATAATCAAATGATGAGCATTGATTCAGGCAATAATTGTCTTTTGCAAACTATCCCTGAAACAGAAGGAAAAAATCAAGTCAATAAACGCTGCAATTATCCTTTTAACGATAAAGGCGCAAATTGTCTTGAGACTGGCACCGGACAAAGTGTCCCGGCGCCATTTAGATCTGAATATTCTTATTGTAACTGCCAGCCGAAACAATAA
- a CDS encoding diacylglycerol kinase gives MIKLRRLLKSFKYALAGLGKVFWEEQNFRLDLIIALIIILLAIYLEIAAWEFIILILIISLVLILEIINSIIERLLDLLKPRIHQYVKDIKDMTAAVVFVGALASVLIGILIFLPPIINKFFK, from the coding sequence ATGATAAAATTAAGGCGCTTATTAAAAAGTTTTAAATATGCCCTGGCCGGCTTGGGCAAGGTCTTTTGGGAAGAACAAAATTTTCGCCTAGATTTGATAATTGCTTTAATTATTATACTCCTGGCTATTTATTTGGAAATTGCAGCCTGGGAGTTTATTATTCTGATCTTAATCATTTCTTTAGTCTTAATTTTGGAAATAATAAACAGTATTATTGAAAGACTGCTTGATTTGTTAAAACCCAGGATTCACCAGTATGTTAAGGATATAAAAGATATGACGGCTGCTGTAGTTTTTGTCGGAGCGCTGGCTTCAGTCTTAATAGGGATTTTAATTTTTTTACCGCCTATTATTAATAAATTTTTTAAATAA
- the ybeY gene encoding rRNA maturation RNase YbeY: protein MIINFYVQTKVKLPFKHSIVKQIISRSVKVLKVRYNFEITILLVGTKKITALNKKFRNKNKITDVLSFSQQEGKQFILPPQEKKYLGDLIICYPQIKKQAKFFSTSIQTEFSLILIHGFLHLLGYNDETLKGEKEMQKLQEKILTQL, encoded by the coding sequence ATGATAATTAATTTTTATGTCCAGACAAAAGTAAAATTGCCTTTTAAACATAGCATTGTAAAACAGATTATCTCCCGCAGCGTAAAAGTACTAAAAGTCAGGTACAATTTTGAAATCACGATTTTGTTAGTCGGTACCAAAAAAATAACTGCTTTAAATAAGAAATTCAGGAATAAAAACAAGATTACTGATGTTTTAAGCTTTAGTCAGCAGGAAGGGAAACAGTTTATTCTTCCTCCTCAGGAAAAGAAATATCTGGGAGACCTTATAATTTGCTATCCCCAGATAAAAAAACAAGCTAAATTTTTTTCTACGAGCATCCAAACGGAGTTTTCTTTAATCCTTATACATGGCTTTTTGCATCTGCTTGGATATAATGATGAGACCCTAAAAGGGGAGAAGGAAATGCAAAAATTACAGGAAAAAATATTAACCCAACTATGA